In a genomic window of Streptococcus oralis subsp. tigurinus:
- a CDS encoding DUF1275 family protein, whose amino-acid sequence MADKLILPQNTRLMGVFLGFVGGSLDVFCHIQYHSLVATQTGNILLLISDWRYSNVINTMLRFCSIIFFSLGFLFALHMKEYRKTAYWRVKMLLPLFIGTLILPFFSRFPLLEVPFIAFGTGMMMLTFTGSLIEDHPYVIFMTSGNYRKMLTALYRIARREGNIQEYRRQALNYGIVVGSFIVGAISLAVLMHFLHEWSVWIISLNLFLIMSYYIARVKQLDLQDENI is encoded by the coding sequence GATAAATTAATCTTACCTCAAAACACACGATTGATGGGAGTATTTCTTGGGTTTGTAGGTGGTTCTTTGGATGTGTTTTGCCATATTCAATACCATAGTTTGGTAGCGACACAGACAGGGAATATTCTCCTACTTATATCTGATTGGCGCTACTCAAATGTTATCAATACGATGTTGCGATTCTGCTCCATTATTTTCTTTTCTCTAGGATTTCTGTTTGCATTGCACATGAAAGAATACCGCAAAACGGCCTACTGGCGGGTTAAGATGTTGCTCCCCTTATTTATCGGGACCCTTATCTTGCCTTTCTTTTCACGATTTCCTCTATTAGAAGTTCCTTTCATTGCTTTTGGAACAGGAATGATGATGCTAACATTTACGGGCAGTTTGATTGAAGATCATCCCTATGTCATTTTTATGACATCTGGAAATTACCGAAAGATGTTGACCGCTTTGTATCGCATTGCTAGAAGAGAAGGAAATATCCAAGAATACCGTCGTCAAGCCTTAAATTATGGGATTGTTGTGGGAAGTTTCATAGTGGGGGCAATCAGCTTGGCTGTATTGATGCATTTTCTTCATGAATGGTCTGTTTGGATTATCAGCCTCAATTTGTTTTTGATTATGTCCTACTATATAGCTAGAGTGAAGCAATTAGATTTACAAGATGAAAACATATAA